One stretch of Micromonospora echinospora DNA includes these proteins:
- a CDS encoding pyridoxamine 5'-phosphate oxidase family protein, translating to MADAPRTRAQRRHDTTHRLDHDVDCWVATADPDGTPYLVPLSFDWDGHTVLVATPADSPTGRNLAGGRARIGLGPTRDVTMIDGDVESLAIDALPTARGDRFATRTGFDPRTLTTSYRWYRLTPRRVQAWREADELPGRTLMRDGRWLD from the coding sequence ATGGCCGACGCGCCCCGCACCCGCGCCCAGCGCCGCCACGACACCACCCACCGCCTCGACCACGACGTCGACTGCTGGGTCGCCACCGCCGACCCCGACGGCACCCCGTACCTCGTGCCGCTGTCCTTCGACTGGGACGGCCACACGGTGCTCGTCGCCACCCCGGCCGACAGCCCCACCGGCCGCAACCTCGCCGGCGGCCGCGCCCGAATCGGCCTCGGCCCCACCCGCGACGTCACCATGATCGACGGAGACGTGGAAAGCCTCGCCATCGACGCCCTGCCCACCGCCCGAGGGGACCGCTTCGCCACCCGCACCGGCTTCGACCCCCGTACGCTGACCACTTCCTACCGCTGGTACCGCCTCACACCACGCCGCGTCCAGGCCTGGCGGGAGGCCGACGAGCTGCCCGGCCGCACGCTGATGCGCGACGGACGCTGGCTCGAC